The sequence GTACTCGATAGCAACGACTTGTGGCGACTTAAATCCAAGTTTGACAGTAGAAAAtgtcaatcaatcaaaattttacATGTCTTCATCATCGGAATCATCGGATTCTTCCATCGAAACCTTCGCGTATTTCTCAGCTTCGAGATGTACGTCAGCCGGTACGAGTTGATGTCTACCGTCGGTGTCGGCTCCGACCCAACTTAATTCCAGTTCGAAATGCTTATCCTTCACTTCGTCGTGAACCGTATAAATAATCTTCGCCGCTTCCTTAATTAGATCTTTCATCGACATATCCTTCATCTTGATTTTCTCGATTTCCGTTTTCGCCGCCTGTTTCGCTTTGCCGATCGCGCAGCCCCAATAACCGTGCGACACGCCTGACGGATCGATCAGGTATAATTGGGCGCCGTCTGTCTCGTCATAGGAGGCGAGCAGCGTCCCGACTCCGAACGGACGTACCGAGCTGTACAACGTACATGAATGCACGTACATCGAAACGCGCTCGACGAGATGCTTCAGAGGAACGGGACCGCCGAAATTCGATCGGTAATTAGCGGCCTCCTCGCGCGCCGAttccgctagatggcgtgaATCGGCTAATAGTCCGGCTACAGCCATACCGACGTGTgtatcgatatgaaatatacGTTTATTCGAACCGGCTTCGTACAACTTCGACGTGACTAATTTCTCAACGGCGAAAACGATACCATCTTTACCTGGAATAAAGAGAACAATCAAATTAGATTCGCTTAAAGAACAAATATAGTTCAGGTGTTTCCTAGATAACCAAAACCCTAAGTACCTCAATCAGTACCACTAGTCTCATAATACATCTCGGTTATAGGAGGACCCGATTGTTGATGCCCCAAAACCACTTTATGAAATCCGAAATTTACCCAGAGAGCCTGCGGCACACCTCTGCTCTGCCTCTGGTCACACCTATGTTTTGTTCAAATCCTACTCAATTTAGTTAAACCTTATAAGCTCTTCGTTTTACTAGAGGTTACTAAAACACCATTcaa is a genomic window of Tubulanus polymorphus chromosome 5, tnTubPoly1.2, whole genome shotgun sequence containing:
- the LOC141905296 gene encoding proteasome subunit alpha type-3-like, producing MSSIGAGYDLSASQFSPDGRVFQVEYAQKAVENSGTAVAIRGKDGIVFAVEKLVTSKLYEAGSNKRIFHIDTHVGMAVAGLLADSRHLAESAREEAANYRSNFGGPVPLKHLVERVSMYVHSCTLYSSVRPFGVGTLLASYDETDGAQLYLIDPSGVSHGYWGCAIGKAKQAAKTEIEKIKMKDMSMKDLIKEAAKIIYTVHDEVKDKHFELELSWVGADTDGRHQLVPADVHLEAEKYAKVSMEESDDSDDEDM